In Actinomycetota bacterium, one DNA window encodes the following:
- a CDS encoding ArsA-related P-loop ATPase has protein sequence MLRGEGNGLAEAIASSGILVVCGSGGVGKTSVSAALALAAAQDRKTIVLTIDPARRLASALGLGTGLGHHEVEVEIGSAGGSLTAAMLDMKSAWDELVDRYSPDAEVARHLKSNRLYQGLSEHFVGSQGYMAMERLADLHDRGVYDLIVIDTPPTRHALDFLDAPKRMTDLVGGNVLKWLARPYSAAGRVGLRAFNVTATPFLKIADRVLGSQLLEDLSAFVVDFQSLYDAFKERAAEVLQIMQQPTTGFVVVTTLEGPPLGEAGFFIDRLVDEGLRLAGVVANKTIPARFAEPDARETLEALDVADVQTVARPLGLDEDATRAVLSEGAETLRTLHDLATRDLRRAEELSKRARTRVISVPLLTQDVHDLGSLRELGDHLL, from the coding sequence ATGTTGCGGGGTGAGGGGAACGGCCTGGCCGAGGCCATCGCCTCCAGCGGGATCCTCGTCGTGTGTGGGTCGGGCGGTGTCGGGAAGACCTCGGTCTCGGCGGCGCTCGCGCTCGCCGCGGCGCAGGACCGCAAGACGATCGTCCTCACCATCGACCCCGCGCGGAGGCTGGCCTCGGCGCTCGGCCTGGGAACCGGCCTCGGACACCACGAGGTCGAGGTGGAGATCGGGAGCGCGGGCGGCTCCCTGACCGCCGCCATGCTGGACATGAAGTCGGCCTGGGACGAGCTGGTCGACAGGTACTCGCCGGACGCCGAGGTGGCCCGGCACCTCAAGTCGAACCGCCTCTACCAGGGGCTGTCCGAGCATTTCGTCGGCTCGCAGGGGTACATGGCGATGGAGCGGCTCGCCGACCTTCACGACCGGGGGGTCTACGACCTGATCGTGATCGACACGCCGCCGACCCGGCACGCGCTGGACTTCCTGGACGCGCCGAAGCGCATGACCGATCTCGTCGGCGGGAACGTGCTGAAGTGGCTGGCCCGGCCCTACTCCGCGGCCGGACGGGTAGGCCTGCGCGCCTTCAACGTCACCGCCACCCCGTTCCTGAAGATCGCTGACCGGGTCCTCGGCTCCCAGCTGCTCGAGGACCTGTCTGCGTTCGTCGTCGACTTCCAGTCGCTGTACGACGCGTTCAAGGAGCGGGCGGCCGAGGTGCTCCAGATCATGCAGCAGCCCACGACCGGGTTCGTGGTGGTGACGACGCTCGAGGGCCCTCCGCTGGGGGAGGCCGGCTTCTTCATCGACCGGCTGGTCGACGAAGGGCTGCGACTGGCCGGCGTGGTGGCGAACAAGACCATCCCCGCCCGCTTCGCGGAGCCCGACGCGCGGGAGACCCTCGAGGCGCTGGACGTGGCCGACGTCCAGACGGTGGCGCGACCCCTCGGACTCGACGAGGACGCCACCCGGGCCGTCCTGTCCGAGGGAGCAGAGACGCTCAGGACGCTCCACGACCTGGCGACCAGGGATCTCCGGCGCGCGGAGGAGCTATCGAAGCGCGCCCGGACCCGGGTGATCTCGGTGCCCCTGCTCACGCAGGACGTCCACGACCTCGGGTCGCTCCGCGAGCTCGGGGACCACCTGCTCTGA
- a CDS encoding acyl-CoA dehydrogenase family protein, whose translation MTAFTLSEELSALRESARAFAEREIAPVADEAERTETFPKELFAKAGKAGFIGMRYPTSLGGSEAGILAEVLWREAGSRVNAGIASALSVPGNIGSYPIFEFGSPEQAQTYIPKVTSGEWIGAFALTEPAAGSDVAGIRATAERRNGSWVLNGTKMFITCAPSANFFIFTAYTDRDLGYNGIANFILGRDRLPDEAIRPLKTLGHRSGELGEVVVDGIEVPDDALIGEPTGGFKRAARTLNGGRLIVAGGALGTAQAALDVSVQYARERDAFGHPIGDFQAVAFRLAQVAAEIESARVTTYWAASLWDAGQETPKEIAVAKLMATETAVRATSEGFRTFGGYAYIADEFPIERLLRDARMYVIVEGTSDVQKLILSRQLGLNPR comes from the coding sequence ATGACCGCTTTCACCCTGTCCGAGGAGCTCTCTGCGCTGCGCGAGTCCGCGCGCGCGTTCGCGGAGCGCGAGATAGCGCCCGTGGCCGACGAGGCCGAGCGGACCGAGACCTTCCCCAAGGAGCTCTTCGCGAAGGCGGGCAAGGCGGGGTTCATCGGCATGCGGTACCCGACGTCGCTCGGGGGGTCCGAGGCGGGGATCCTGGCCGAGGTCCTCTGGCGGGAGGCGGGGAGCCGCGTGAACGCCGGGATCGCCTCGGCGCTCTCCGTCCCCGGCAACATCGGGTCCTACCCGATCTTCGAGTTCGGGAGCCCCGAGCAGGCACAGACCTACATCCCGAAGGTCACGTCCGGCGAGTGGATAGGAGCGTTCGCCCTGACCGAGCCCGCCGCCGGCTCCGATGTCGCCGGGATACGCGCCACGGCCGAGCGCCGCAACGGCTCGTGGGTGCTGAACGGCACGAAGATGTTCATCACGTGCGCCCCCTCCGCGAACTTCTTCATCTTCACCGCCTACACCGACCGCGACCTCGGCTACAACGGGATCGCCAACTTCATCCTCGGCCGCGACCGGCTCCCGGACGAGGCGATCCGCCCCCTCAAGACCCTGGGGCACCGTTCGGGCGAGCTCGGCGAGGTGGTCGTCGACGGCATCGAGGTGCCCGACGACGCGCTGATCGGGGAGCCCACCGGCGGCTTCAAGCGGGCGGCCAGGACCCTCAACGGAGGCCGGTTGATCGTCGCCGGGGGAGCGCTGGGCACCGCGCAGGCGGCCCTGGACGTCTCTGTGCAGTACGCGCGGGAGCGGGACGCCTTCGGGCATCCGATCGGTGACTTCCAGGCCGTCGCCTTCCGACTCGCCCAGGTGGCCGCCGAGATCGAGTCGGCGCGCGTCACGACCTACTGGGCGGCCAGCCTGTGGGACGCCGGACAGGAGACGCCGAAGGAGATCGCCGTGGCCAAGCTGATGGCCACCGAGACGGCCGTGCGCGCCACGAGCGAGGGGTTCCGCACGTTCGGCGGCTACGCCTACATCGCCGACGAGTTCCCCATCGAGCGGCTCCTGCGCGACGCCCGGATGTACGTGATCGTCGAGGGGACGTCGGACGTGCAGAAGCTGATCCTCTCCCGCCAGCTCGGGCTGAACCCACGCTGA
- a CDS encoding ArsA-related P-loop ATPase, with product MPVLDDLFSRRIVFVTGKGGVGKSTIAAALALEGAQRGRRTLLIDVEAKGDAARFLDSGPPGYAAKQAGDGLWHLALDPAEALDEYLRVGLKIPRMYRIGPLHKVFDFIATAAPGIREVLIAGKVGFEERAVRDGAKRWDLIVVDAAPSGQVLSHLRGPRTLQELVGVGLIRNQTEWVRVVLEDPAVSGIVVVSLAEEMPVAETAELIEQVPTQVDTPVLAVVANRIVEPLAHASALSGITPDILGAPTGALQDAVALRSRLAANQAPMRDRLRSLGPPVLEVPLMPVSRHTLSVTRSVSDALREADVAG from the coding sequence ATGCCCGTCCTCGACGACCTCTTCTCCCGCCGGATCGTGTTCGTGACGGGCAAGGGGGGGGTCGGGAAGTCGACCATCGCCGCCGCCTTGGCCCTGGAGGGTGCGCAGCGCGGCCGCCGGACGCTCTTGATCGATGTCGAGGCGAAGGGCGACGCGGCCCGCTTCCTCGACTCCGGGCCCCCGGGGTACGCGGCGAAGCAGGCGGGCGACGGGCTCTGGCACCTCGCGCTCGACCCGGCGGAGGCGCTCGACGAGTACCTCCGCGTGGGCCTCAAGATCCCGCGGATGTACCGCATAGGACCGCTGCACAAGGTCTTCGACTTCATCGCGACAGCCGCCCCGGGCATCCGCGAGGTGCTGATCGCCGGCAAGGTCGGGTTCGAGGAGAGGGCGGTTCGGGACGGGGCGAAGCGATGGGACCTGATCGTGGTCGACGCGGCTCCCTCTGGACAGGTGCTCTCCCACCTGAGGGGGCCGCGAACGCTCCAGGAGCTCGTAGGCGTGGGGCTGATACGCAACCAGACGGAGTGGGTGCGCGTCGTCCTCGAGGACCCCGCCGTGAGCGGCATCGTCGTCGTCTCGCTCGCCGAGGAGATGCCGGTGGCCGAGACGGCGGAGCTGATCGAGCAGGTGCCGACCCAGGTGGATACCCCGGTGCTCGCCGTCGTCGCGAACAGGATCGTGGAGCCGCTCGCCCACGCGAGCGCCCTCTCCGGGATCACCCCGGACATCCTCGGCGCCCCCACCGGTGCGCTCCAGGACGCGGTCGCCCTTCGCTCGCGCCTGGCCGCGAACCAGGCTCCCATGCGCGACCGACTCAGGTCCCTCGGCCCCCCGGTGCTCGAGGTCCCGTTGATGCCGGTCTCGCGTCACACGCTGTCGGTCACCCGGTCGGTCTCCGACGCCCTGCGGGAGGCCGATGTTGCGGGGTGA
- a CDS encoding peroxiredoxin-like family protein translates to FQGSPGNVGNHCRERSVPFECLSDAGGEGYDAFGLERSGVTTWLSPATVVKGLKLYRRGLTTGLPHTGQDVRQMPGTFVVSKGGRVRLAHYNRDPADNPSLDVLLGALGAS, encoded by the coding sequence TTCCAGGGGAGCCCCGGGAACGTAGGCAACCACTGCCGTGAGCGGTCCGTGCCGTTCGAGTGCCTGTCCGACGCGGGAGGCGAGGGGTACGACGCGTTCGGGCTGGAACGGTCCGGCGTCACCACCTGGCTGAGCCCGGCCACGGTGGTGAAGGGGTTGAAGCTCTACCGACGCGGGCTGACCACCGGTCTCCCGCATACCGGACAGGACGTCCGTCAGATGCCGGGCACGTTCGTCGTCTCGAAGGGGGGACGGGTCCGGCTCGCGCACTACAACCGCGACCCGGCGGACAATCCCTCGCTGGACGTGCTCCTCGGGGCGCTCGGGGCGTCCTGA